The following proteins are encoded in a genomic region of Camarhynchus parvulus chromosome 4A, STF_HiC, whole genome shotgun sequence:
- the ATP1B4 gene encoding protein ATP1B4, protein MASNTSTSDVEGQLRSPSQKVENKHEEKVQDPDREKREPKADMGSKTWADLAGEMKIFLWNPEERTCLGRTAKSWGLILLFYFIFYTCLAGMFAFCLYVMLLTLSPYTPRYRDRVSPPGVMIRPYLNGFTIAFNVSQPSTWQPYVDSMHHFLAAYDDKVQEEKNIECVPGQYFIQGGSDSEEKKACQFKRSLLQNCSGIQDPTFGYSRGQPCILLKMNRIIGYRPGAGVPVSVECKVQKGNESHLRSVDFYPGNGTFDLMYYPYYGKFTHVNYTSPLVAMHFTDVQRNYLVPIQCSLNGKGIINDLNSDRFLGRIIFTLSIGK, encoded by the exons GAAAATAAGCATGAGGAGAAGGTCCAGGATCCTGACAGAGAGAAGCGCGAGCCCAAGGCAGACATGGGGAGCAAAACCTGGGCAGACCTGGCTGGGGAGATGAAGATTTTCTTGTGGAACCCGGAGGAGAGAACATGCTTGGGGAGAACAGCCAAGAGCTGGG GCTTGATCTTACTGTTTTACTTCATCTTCTACACGTGCCTGGCGGGAATGTTTGCCTTCTGCCTGTATGTGATGCTGCTCACGCTGAGCCCCTACACGCCCCGGTACCGGGACCGTGTGTCCCCACCAG GAGTGATGATCAGACCATACTTGAACGGCTTCACCATCGCCTTCAAtgtctcccagcccagcacgtGGCAGCCCTACGTGGACAGCATGCACCACTTCCTAGCAG CTTATGATGACAAAGTTCAGGAGGAGAAGAATATCGAGTGCGTCCCAGGCCAGTACTTCATCCAAGGGGGGAGCGACAGTGAGGAGAAGAAGGCCTGCCAGTTCAAGCGCTCGCTGCTGCAGAACTGCTCTGGCATCCAGGACCCAACGTTTGGCTACTCCAGAGGCCAGCCCTGCATCCTGCTGAAGATGAACCGG ATCATTGGCTACCGCCCTGGCGCCGGGGTCCCCGTGAGCGTGGAGTGCAAAGTGCAG AAAGGCAATGAGAGTCACCTCAGGTCGGTGGATTTCTACCCTGGGAATGGGACATTTGACCTCATGTATTATCCCTACTACGGCAAGTTCACCCAC GTCAACTACACATCCCCACTGGTGGCTATGCACTTTACAGATGTGCAAAGGAATTACTTGGTCCCCATCCAGTGCAGTCTGAATGGGAAAGGAATTATCAACGACCTGAACAGCGACCGCTTCCTGGGCCGAATCATCTTCACACTCAGCATTGGGAAGTAG